TGCCCGTGCCTCCGATCGGCCGGCCTAGCTGAATGACCTTACCTGCCGAAGCAGCGGCACCAGCTGCAGACAATATCGGCTGGTCGTCAGACGAGAATCCTATGCCCACCCAAGAGTCGCGGTCTGCGTCTACCACTGCGACTAGCGACTCTATACGCCCATTCCAGAACCCAAGATCAACATCCTTGACGCCAATGCCGAAACCTACCACAGGGACATTCACCGACCCACCGGTTGGCAGGTCAACCTTCAGAGCATTAGCGTCCGCGTCCTTGGTATCCCAGCCGACTTTTGCCTGTCCAAAGCCAAGAAACTCGCCATCAAGCAAATCTGGTACCCGAGCCCCACCACTCTTCCGCGCAACCGCTCCGCCCATCGCCAACGCCATCCGCCACCTCCTCCATGCTTCACCGTCTACCTATATAATAACTACCACTGTCTAGTGGGCAAGAGACGCTATGAGTTGAGATAAGAGATTGGGGTAAGAGATAAAGAGAAGAAGAAATCACCCTCCCCCTACCCTCTCCGCATCCGCTCCACCAAGTTCGCCACGGCGGGCGCGTCCTGGTTGTCCGGCGCATCGCGCAGGTAGGCGGAGAGGTCATCCAGGGCGGCGGCGTGATCGCCGAGGCGGTAGCGAAGGAGACCGCGGTCGCGGCGCTCTTCCGCCAGGGACGGCTGCAGCGCCAGCAGGTAGTCTATGGTGCGGATCATGCGCATCGCGTCGTCCAGCCGTAGGTAGGCCTGCTTGATGTTGCGCAGCATGCGCACGAGGGTATCCCTGTTGCCTATGGGGCGCAGGTAATTGGGGTCCCAGACAAGATCGGTGCGGCCCATCGTCTCACGCAAGCGCGCGGCGCATTCGTCTTCGGAGAGGAGCACGCCGCCGTTGAAGGGGTCAATGCAAAGGCGCGTCTCCTCGCAGTGACGCACCAGATAATGCCCCGGCATGCCGACGCCCTCAAAGCCCAGCCCCAGCCGCTTGCCGACCTCTATGTATAGTAGCGAAAGCGTGAGGGGCAAGCCGAGCCGACGGGCAAGGACGTCGTTCAGGTAGCTGTTCTGCGGCTCGTAATAGGCGTCGCGGTTGCCGCGAAAGCCCACTTCATCGAAGAGGTAGCGGCTCAGGGAGTTGGCGTCCGCCAGGGCGTCGCGCTCTCCGGTTAAGCGCCGCTTCGCCGCCGATGCCAGGCCATCAAGATGCCCAAGCTCGCGCTGGATATCGAGGTCAGTGTATTCGCCGGCGGCGACGAGCAAGGCCGAAGCGGCCAGGTCAATCTTCTCATCGGGCAGCCGCCCAAGTCCGCTGAAGGCTTCGACCAGGTTCTCCTGCGTCCGCCAATTCACGGCGCCTACTTCACCGGGGGGCAC
Above is a window of Chloroflexota bacterium DNA encoding:
- a CDS encoding tetratricopeptide repeat protein — translated: MPPGEVGAVNWRTQENLVEAFSGLGRLPDEKIDLAASALLVAAGEYTDLDIQRELGHLDGLASAAKRRLTGERDALADANSLSRYLFDEVGFRGNRDAYYEPQNSYLNDVLARRLGLPLTLSLLYIEVGKRLGLGFEGVGMPGHYLVRHCEETRLCIDPFNGGVLLSEDECAARLRETMGRTDLVWDPNYLRPIGNRDTLVRMLRNIKQAYLRLDDAMRMIRTIDYLLALQPSLAEERRDRGLLRYRLGDHAAALDDLSAYLRDAPDNQDAPAVANLVERMRRG